The following proteins are encoded in a genomic region of Necator americanus strain Aroian chromosome II, whole genome shotgun sequence:
- a CDS encoding hypothetical protein (NECATOR_CHRII.G7243.T1) — MHDWDTAFPPPSHHTHWKGGTTRRYYIAEAVHGCIAMDSEITIREERGIRVDGRFLSNLRFADDIVLFSSSTNEAETMLNELNEAGKRIGLRINRKKTQFMKNAHCEDGGVQLEGSQIVETSSYVYLGRSINMENDLKEELNRRMRAAWAAFAAVREATDQLTDHDLRAHLFDSTVLPALCYAAETWADTAATSRKLLTKHRALERCLLKFNRRTQHLAGLRSSDLRGMSRLRDPAEYVSKAKHRWAGHIMRRIDDRWTRRTLEWIPRDAKRPRGRPPTRWGDVFAARMDQLRAQLDTAQGPRQRHSRSLRTSWMTMARERNEWKRCWGPHLQ, encoded by the coding sequence atgcacgactgggatacagcttttccaccgccctctcaccatacccattggaaagggggtacgacaaggcgatactatatcgccgaagctgttcacggctgcattgcaatggatagtgaaatcactatccgggaagaaaggggcatacgtgttgatggaagatttctttcgaaccttcgtttcgcggacgacatcgttctcttttcgagcagtaccaatgaagcagaaacgatgctcaacgaattgaacgaagcagggaagagaataggactacgaataaacagaaagaagacacagttcatgaagaacgcgcactgcgaggacggaggagtacaacttgaaggctcccaaatcgtggaaacttcgtcatacgtatacctcggacgttctattaacatggaaaacgacttgaaggaagaactgaatagaagaatgagagcagcatgggcagcattcgcagccgtcagggaagctacggaccaactgacggaccatgatcttcgtgcccatctgttcgactcgacagtccttccagcgctctgttacgcagcggagacgtgggcagacaccgcggccacgtctaggaagctacttactaaacacagagcccttgagagatgtctcctgaagtttaaccggcgcacacaacaccttgccggtcttcgtagctccgacttaagaggaatgtcccgtcttcgcgacccagcggaatatgtatcgaaagcaaaacatagatgggccggtcacatcatgagaagaatcgacgatagatggactaggAGAACGCtggagtggatcccaagggacgctaaacgcccccgagggagaccgccaacgagatggggtgacgtgttcgctgcacggatggaccagctgagagctcagctggatacggctcaaggacctcgtcaacgtcactcacgaagcttgagaacatcttggatgacaatggcgagggaacgaaacgagtggaagagatgctggggcccgcacctccagtga